In Cydia pomonella isolate Wapato2018A chromosome 1, ilCydPomo1, whole genome shotgun sequence, one genomic interval encodes:
- the LOC133524134 gene encoding protein obstructor-E-like translates to MKSLLIVASLACVYAQEFKCPEKSGFYPDPYQCDLYYKCSKGKSEAKLCPDGLVFMDENPNKERCDIPSNVDCGDRKELQEPQPTKDCPRQNGYFKHPDPQACDKFVYCSDGVPNEHPCPPGLIFDEESSNCDWKEAVNRQCDHPTKDVLDDGFTCPDGDVMGPNGRALPHPTFPHPEDCQKFYICRNGVQPQKGSCPLGKVYNEDTFMCDEPEKVQGCENFYEGAQLDKNKVLKKA, encoded by the exons ATGAAAAGTTTATTAATAGTGGCCAGTTTAGCGTGCGTATATg CGCAAGAATTCAAATGTCCCGAGAAGAGCGGCTTCTACCCCGACCCGTACCAATGTGACCTCTATTACAAGTGCAGCAAAG GCAAGTCGGAGGCGAAGCTGTGTCCCGATGGCCTGGTGTTCATGGACGAGAACCCCAACAAGGAGCGATGCGACATCCCTTCCAACGTGGACTGTGGGGACAGGAAAGAGCTGC AGGAGCCCCAGCCTACTAAGGACTGTCCCCGCCAGAATGGTTACTTCAAACATCCTGATCCACAG GCCTGCGACAAGTTTGTCTACTGCTCAGACGGCGTCCCCAACGAGCACCCCTGCCCACCCGGCTTGATCTTCGACGAGGAGAGCTCCAACTGCGACTGGAAGGAGGCCGTCAACCGCCAGTGCGACCACCCCACTAAGG ATGTCCTAGATGACGGCTTCACCTGCCCCGACGGCGACGTGATGGGCCCCAACGGCCGCGCGCTCCCGCACCCCACCTTCCCCCATCCCGAAGACTGCCAGAAATTCTACATCTGCCGGAACGGAGTCCAGCCGCAGAAGGGCAGCTGCCCCCTCGGCAAGGTGTACAACGAGGACACGTTCATGTGTGATGAGCCTGAGAAGGTCCAAGGATG CGAAAACTTTTACGAAGGAGCCCAGCTTGACAAGAACAAAGTACTCAAGAAAGCGTAA